One window of Deinococcus radiotolerans genomic DNA carries:
- a CDS encoding phosphoadenosine phosphosulfate reductase domain-containing protein, whose amino-acid sequence MTAPLTLFDDLRMDLDMAIELTVQAINAYAHVSSHWVVTFSGGKDSTATLTVLDWLIAQGRIARPKSLTALYADTRMELPPLHHAAMGQLAHLAERGVRTRVVQPPMDKRFWVYMLGRGVPPPGAHFRWCTGIMKLEPMQAALAELSADLGQFLVMTGVRIGESAARDARIAISCSKDGSECGQGYFQQDIQGQGAMLAPIVHWRVCNIFDWLTNQTVGYAHGYPTLDVAAIYGGDEAAEINARTGCIGCPVASRDKGLEVVVQLPEWAHLRPLLELRGLWDEMRADNVRLRKRGERKKDGSLTGNGDRKGPMTLEARLMFLDRVLDIQARVNAGKPAHLPVFELINAEEKARIRHLISVGTWPDRWTGDEPRADEFFYRSQIAEGGQLPLIGDLA is encoded by the coding sequence GTGACCGCTCCCCTCACCCTCTTTGACGACCTGCGGATGGATCTGGACATGGCCATTGAACTGACCGTCCAGGCCATCAACGCGTATGCGCACGTCAGCTCCCACTGGGTCGTGACCTTCAGTGGCGGCAAGGACAGCACGGCCACGCTGACCGTGCTGGACTGGCTGATTGCTCAGGGCCGCATCGCCCGCCCCAAGAGCCTGACCGCGCTGTACGCGGACACGCGCATGGAACTCCCGCCCCTGCATCATGCGGCCATGGGGCAACTCGCGCACCTCGCCGAGCGTGGCGTGCGCACCCGCGTCGTGCAGCCGCCCATGGACAAGCGGTTCTGGGTGTACATGCTGGGCCGCGGCGTCCCCCCGCCGGGCGCGCACTTCCGCTGGTGCACCGGCATCATGAAACTCGAACCCATGCAGGCGGCGCTCGCTGAACTCAGCGCCGACCTGGGGCAGTTCCTGGTCATGACCGGCGTGCGGATCGGGGAGAGCGCCGCGCGCGACGCCCGCATCGCCATCAGCTGCAGCAAGGACGGCAGCGAGTGCGGCCAGGGGTACTTCCAGCAGGACATCCAGGGGCAGGGCGCCATGCTCGCGCCCATCGTGCACTGGCGCGTGTGCAACATCTTCGACTGGCTCACCAATCAGACCGTGGGCTACGCGCACGGGTACCCCACGCTGGACGTGGCCGCCATCTACGGCGGGGACGAGGCCGCTGAGATCAACGCCCGCACCGGGTGCATCGGCTGCCCCGTCGCCAGCCGCGACAAGGGCCTGGAGGTCGTGGTGCAGCTGCCCGAGTGGGCGCACCTGCGGCCCCTGCTGGAACTGCGCGGCCTGTGGGATGAGATGCGCGCCGATAACGTCCGCCTGCGCAAGCGGGGCGAGCGGAAGAAAGACGGCAGCCTCACCGGCAACGGCGACCGCAAGGGCCCGATGACCCTCGAAGCCCGCCTGATGTTCCTGGACCGCGTGCTGGACATCCAGGCCCGCGTGAATGCCGGGAAGCCCGCCCACCTGCCCGTCTTCGAGCTGATCAACGCCGAGGAAAAGGCCCGCATCCGCCACCTGATCAGCGTCGGCACCTGGCCCGACCGCTGGACGGGCGACGAACCCCGCGCCGACGAATTCTTCTACCGCAGCCAGATTGCCGAGGGCGGCCAACTCCCCCTCATCGGAGACCTCGCATGA
- a CDS encoding antA/AntB antirepressor family protein: MTHPAYHSEPNDPGLGQLIPLREARGEIWVDARMLHLALGVGTRFSDWITRRLVEALATEGEDFYSEVSKTPEGGRPATQYHLTVDLAKEVAMLERTPRGKALRRYFIDAERALREGAPAPALQAPPADPLLMALQTVIQIREAQLGMEARVEAQAQELAAVREELDSTPIVGPQVRAVYDLGRRLGQLMGDYGRAWRMFNNRFGLAGYRDLPRNRYDEGLRFLRLQITAYTGQPMLGGDQA, encoded by the coding sequence GTGACCCACCCCGCGTACCACAGCGAACCGAACGACCCCGGCCTGGGGCAGCTGATCCCCCTGCGTGAAGCGCGCGGGGAGATCTGGGTGGACGCCCGCATGCTGCACCTCGCCCTCGGCGTCGGCACGCGCTTCAGTGACTGGATCACCCGCCGCCTCGTCGAGGCCTTGGCCACCGAAGGCGAGGACTTTTACTCAGAAGTGAGTAAAACCCCCGAGGGGGGCCGCCCCGCCACCCAGTACCACCTGACGGTCGATCTGGCCAAAGAGGTGGCGATGCTGGAACGCACACCCAGGGGCAAGGCCCTGCGCCGGTACTTCATCGACGCTGAGCGCGCCCTGCGGGAGGGCGCCCCCGCGCCCGCCCTCCAAGCTCCGCCTGCCGATCCCCTGCTGATGGCCCTCCAGACGGTCATCCAGATCCGCGAGGCGCAGCTGGGCATGGAAGCCCGCGTCGAAGCCCAGGCACAGGAACTGGCCGCTGTCCGCGAGGAACTCGACAGCACGCCCATCGTGGGCCCCCAGGTGCGCGCCGTGTACGACCTCGGGCGCCGCCTCGGGCAGCTCATGGGCGACTACGGCCGCGCGTGGCGGATGTTCAACAACCGCTTCGGACTCGCCGGGTACCGCGACCTGCCCCGCAACCGCTACGACGAGGGCCTGCGCTTCCTCCGCCTGCAGATCACCGCGTACACCGGGCAGCCCATGCTGGGCGGTGATCAGGCGTGA
- a CDS encoding ParA family protein, with protein sequence MKVISVIGLKGGSGKTSTAVPLAAEAARRGPTALLDLDPTPSASQWVDAAEMTGEHLVTERLDPRDLNSTLRQVRRSGAVDFVVIDTPPVARDVCMQAAGVADLVVLPVHIGSGDLAQVVQTLDLMELPRKGNAGLPIVIVLNHAGTMPALTRDTREAIEGDATAQEFGVRVAETTIPYLKLYAAAKGAKYNPVKMWHFGKLWNELEAML encoded by the coding sequence ATGAAAGTCATCAGCGTGATCGGCCTGAAAGGCGGCAGCGGTAAGACGAGCACGGCGGTCCCCCTGGCAGCGGAGGCTGCGCGGCGCGGGCCCACGGCGCTGCTGGACCTGGACCCGACGCCCAGCGCCTCCCAGTGGGTGGACGCCGCCGAGATGACGGGCGAGCACCTGGTCACGGAGCGCCTCGACCCCCGCGACCTGAACAGCACGCTGCGGCAGGTGCGGCGCAGCGGGGCCGTGGACTTCGTGGTGATCGACACGCCGCCCGTGGCCCGCGACGTGTGTATGCAGGCGGCGGGGGTCGCGGACCTCGTGGTGCTGCCCGTCCACATCGGCAGCGGGGATCTGGCGCAGGTCGTGCAGACCCTGGACCTCATGGAGCTCCCCCGGAAGGGGAACGCGGGGCTGCCCATCGTGATCGTGCTGAACCACGCGGGCACCATGCCCGCCTTGACGCGGGACACGCGCGAGGCCATCGAGGGGGACGCGACGGCGCAGGAGTTCGGGGTGCGGGTGGCAGAGACCACGATCCCCTACCTGAAGCTGTACGCGGCGGCCAAGGGCGCGAAGTACAACCCGGTGAAGATGTGGCACTTCGGGAAGCTGTGGAACGAACTGGAGGCGATGCTGTGA
- a CDS encoding VRR-NUC domain-containing protein, whose product MRYGPFSSVADAEVYLGKIRDPDRRAQTRRELGLPDASPSRDPDANYLPASQSNGYSVEAEFQAAVVKELAAFGWHVQESLKGSERGGEVWYGKGWPDLQVYRAPRRTFYLELKQPGKKPSQAQLDCHARLRESGYRVTVAYTLDQALRAAQEELTCET is encoded by the coding sequence ATGAGATACGGGCCATTCAGCAGCGTGGCCGACGCTGAGGTGTACCTGGGCAAGATCCGCGACCCCGACCGCCGCGCCCAGACCCGCCGCGAGCTGGGCCTCCCCGACGCCAGCCCCAGCCGCGACCCGGACGCCAACTACCTGCCCGCCAGCCAGAGCAACGGGTACAGCGTCGAAGCAGAGTTCCAGGCCGCCGTCGTCAAAGAGCTGGCCGCGTTCGGGTGGCACGTGCAGGAGAGCCTCAAGGGCAGCGAGCGCGGTGGCGAGGTCTGGTACGGGAAAGGCTGGCCCGATTTGCAGGTCTACCGCGCGCCGCGCCGCACGTTCTACCTGGAACTGAAGCAACCGGGGAAAAAGCCCAGTCAGGCGCAGCTCGACTGCCACGCCCGCCTGCGCGAGAGCGGGTACCGCGTGACCGTGGCCTACACCCTCGACCAGGCGCTGCGCGCCGCACAGGAGGAACTGACATGCGAGACCTGA
- a CDS encoding phage virion morphogenesis protein, whose amino-acid sequence MTLFRDLKRQLRDLESPRTMQDLHNIAGRAASELVAQGFAQARDPDGVPWAPTKRRNPILVDSKALRDGIRWKADSRAVVIRTTGKANEYAAFHQDGTRGRTQPLNKRGRFRTRKSTQRLKRSVRIVYIPGLPARKFLPREGAIPAAWAARIENDFRTYFRQRYGGS is encoded by the coding sequence GTGACCCTCTTCCGTGACCTGAAGCGCCAGCTGCGGGATCTGGAGAGCCCCCGGACCATGCAGGACCTGCACAACATCGCGGGCCGCGCGGCGAGCGAGCTGGTCGCGCAGGGCTTCGCGCAGGCCCGAGACCCGGATGGCGTGCCCTGGGCGCCCACGAAACGCCGCAACCCGATCCTCGTGGACAGCAAGGCGCTGCGTGACGGTATCCGCTGGAAGGCGGACAGCCGCGCGGTCGTCATCCGGACCACGGGAAAGGCGAACGAGTACGCAGCGTTCCACCAGGACGGCACGCGGGGCCGCACGCAACCCCTGAACAAGCGGGGCCGCTTCCGCACGCGCAAGAGCACCCAGCGCCTCAAGCGCAGCGTACGGATCGTGTACATCCCCGGCCTGCCCGCCCGGAAATTCCTGCCCCGTGAGGGCGCGATTCCGGCCGCGTGGGCCGCGCGGATCGAGAACGACTTCCGCACGTACTTCCGCCAGCGCTACGGGGGCAGCTAG
- a CDS encoding DUF2586 family protein, with protein MTLPGVKVKFQDYQLGLVPAVADAHAKVGVAQAGPLTPQRFTRGTQVADTYQGGPLAGAIAVALIETSPVIGVRVPTTTPGAPSAVTKVGTGLAVMTVGGTPNDVHSVLVTVTRPGTRAGGDAAVILTVDGAAGSERSVPSTGLLAIAGTGLTVTFDAAALVAGDTYAFTTTAPAATVADIAAALESLLSTRPDLRFVHVLGNATPALVAAVDAILVERETRNYYTHALLEARPRAAGESMSDYLAAIDAQFDAVTSVRVAIALDGGGVYNPLTRQVETRNAAWKLTARRATVEIGESPYRIRSGALPAMDGTLAFDANLVGTTGRFASLRTHDGRDGIYASDWPLLAPEGSDYGAVQRREVADRAAQLGFIAAMDFLGEDLPVDTTTGRVLETTAAAFDTFVEGRIRAGIGGNASGIRVRFDREVNILSTEAIAFDLSVIPLGYAKYITVRVGFLNPMLAAQTAAAPAAPTDGGS; from the coding sequence ATGACCCTGCCCGGCGTGAAAGTGAAGTTCCAGGACTACCAGCTGGGCCTCGTGCCCGCCGTGGCCGACGCGCACGCGAAGGTGGGTGTCGCGCAGGCCGGGCCGCTCACCCCGCAGCGGTTCACGCGCGGCACGCAAGTCGCGGACACCTACCAGGGCGGGCCCCTCGCTGGGGCCATCGCCGTGGCACTGATCGAGACCAGCCCTGTGATCGGGGTGCGCGTTCCCACCACCACGCCGGGTGCGCCCAGTGCCGTCACGAAAGTCGGGACCGGCCTCGCCGTGATGACCGTGGGCGGCACGCCAAACGACGTGCACAGTGTGCTCGTGACCGTTACCCGGCCCGGCACGCGCGCTGGCGGTGACGCGGCCGTGATCCTCACGGTGGACGGCGCCGCAGGCAGCGAACGCAGCGTGCCAAGCACTGGTCTGCTCGCCATCGCCGGGACGGGCCTGACGGTCACGTTCGACGCTGCTGCCCTGGTCGCCGGGGACACGTACGCGTTCACGACCACCGCCCCGGCGGCCACGGTCGCGGACATCGCCGCCGCGCTGGAGTCTCTGCTCTCCACCCGCCCGGACCTGCGGTTCGTTCACGTGCTCGGGAATGCCACGCCCGCCCTGGTGGCCGCCGTGGACGCAATCCTCGTGGAGCGTGAAACCCGCAACTACTACACGCACGCCCTGCTCGAAGCGCGCCCCCGCGCGGCAGGCGAGAGCATGAGCGACTACCTCGCAGCCATCGACGCCCAGTTCGACGCGGTGACCAGCGTGCGGGTCGCCATTGCGCTCGACGGTGGCGGCGTGTACAACCCCCTGACCCGGCAGGTCGAAACCCGGAACGCCGCGTGGAAACTCACGGCCCGCCGCGCCACGGTCGAGATCGGTGAGAGCCCGTACCGCATCCGCAGCGGCGCCCTGCCCGCCATGGACGGCACGCTGGCGTTCGACGCGAACCTCGTGGGCACTACGGGCCGCTTCGCCAGCCTGCGCACCCACGACGGACGCGACGGGATCTACGCCAGCGACTGGCCGCTGCTCGCGCCCGAGGGCAGCGATTACGGGGCGGTGCAGCGCCGCGAAGTGGCGGACCGCGCCGCGCAGCTGGGCTTCATCGCCGCCATGGACTTCCTGGGCGAGGACCTGCCCGTGGACACCACCACAGGCCGCGTGCTGGAAACCACGGCCGCCGCGTTCGACACGTTCGTCGAGGGCCGCATCCGCGCGGGCATCGGCGGGAACGCCAGCGGCATCCGCGTGCGGTTCGACCGCGAGGTGAACATCCTCAGCACGGAAGCCATCGCGTTCGACCTGAGCGTCATCCCACTGGGGTACGCGAAGTACATCACCGTGCGCGTCGGGTTCCTGAACCCCATGCTGGCCGCGCAGACGGCCGCCGCGCCCGCCGCGCCCACGGACGGAGGTAGCTGA
- a CDS encoding tape measure protein, producing MGKSVDWMFRMIDRVSQPASAIRSRLEAVERTVQRVESVTKRSGGAFGGWARQGEQGARRVEQAFERVQKRVSATHQQFQGLSQVLQTGAFVGGAVLGGAGYLLGKALGGMGTREGSLESLSVLLKTRNQAQVKAAASWVDQFADITPFQDTDVMNSVRQLLAAQFKFKDVQGIARITGDAASALGSNTADAAFKWEVINRALGQIQAKGRLQGDEILQLNEAGIGTDKYLKAAFGKDYRKLQEAGKISGTAAINAILKGLDEEFGGAMDRMSKTFSGLTSTLASRPQRLMGMLFDAGGLDAPKKVLENLVTLTDFSRPPGSLIARRFTRLGKQLMDSLFGPLADATSGNAGVDTLNRALDQIEAAGRWWSVNGPTVMANVKGFGEGLKAAADGALLLVKPLGWIVDKVSALTGGSGSGGVGKVLGFLAGGALIGKAANLLTLGGAGKAAGWVGRTLLGGVKGAMGSFLTRGVLGEILTNPAGKLAGLRAALTGVGAAGTAGSAAIPVIGWVITLLTTMDQLGKRLYGTFEGFTKVIDFLSEAFKRLKFAMPVDMRTLQAFGLALLRGEGWGGALKAAAGAITGLPMTGPTAAPAAGPGGSASIAALTGVAQRLGIDPQALLAVAFKESSLNPAALNSASGASGLIQFLPSTAKGLGTTADAIRAMTPEQQAPYIERYLRQAGVGAGSSLEQIYAAVFAGSASKTGRVLYTQQDGKAYTDNAGLDLNKDGQITSQEAALAAANAWQASAGTFAPNLTVNLYGPTTPQAVQDISTGVHGALTTIALEQGSGGRQ from the coding sequence ATGGGCAAGAGCGTGGACTGGATGTTCCGCATGATCGACCGCGTGAGCCAACCGGCCAGCGCCATCCGCAGCCGGTTGGAAGCCGTGGAGCGCACCGTGCAGCGCGTGGAATCCGTAACCAAGCGCAGCGGCGGCGCGTTCGGCGGCTGGGCCCGGCAAGGTGAGCAGGGCGCCCGCAGGGTCGAGCAGGCCTTCGAGCGGGTGCAGAAACGCGTGAGCGCCACGCACCAGCAGTTCCAGGGCCTCTCCCAGGTGCTCCAGACGGGAGCGTTCGTGGGTGGCGCAGTGCTCGGTGGGGCCGGGTACCTGCTCGGCAAGGCGCTGGGCGGCATGGGCACCCGCGAGGGCAGCCTGGAAAGCCTGAGCGTGCTGCTCAAGACCCGCAACCAAGCGCAGGTCAAGGCCGCCGCCTCCTGGGTGGATCAGTTCGCGGACATCACCCCCTTCCAGGACACGGACGTCATGAACAGCGTCCGGCAACTGCTCGCCGCGCAGTTCAAATTCAAGGACGTGCAGGGCATCGCGCGAATCACGGGGGACGCCGCGAGCGCGCTGGGCAGCAACACGGCGGACGCGGCGTTCAAGTGGGAAGTGATCAACAGGGCGCTCGGCCAGATCCAGGCCAAGGGTCGCCTCCAGGGTGACGAGATCCTGCAGCTGAACGAAGCCGGGATCGGCACCGACAAGTACCTGAAAGCGGCGTTCGGCAAGGACTACCGCAAGCTTCAGGAGGCCGGGAAGATCAGCGGCACGGCGGCCATCAACGCCATCCTGAAAGGCCTGGACGAAGAGTTCGGCGGGGCCATGGACCGCATGAGCAAAACGTTCAGCGGCCTGACCAGCACCCTCGCGTCGCGCCCGCAGCGGCTCATGGGCATGCTGTTCGACGCCGGGGGCCTGGACGCCCCGAAGAAAGTGCTGGAGAACCTCGTGACCCTCACGGACTTCAGCCGGCCACCGGGCAGCCTGATCGCCCGGCGCTTCACGCGCCTGGGCAAGCAGCTTATGGATAGCCTGTTCGGCCCGCTGGCAGATGCCACAAGCGGGAACGCGGGCGTGGACACCCTGAACCGCGCGCTGGATCAGATCGAAGCGGCGGGCCGCTGGTGGAGCGTCAACGGCCCCACGGTCATGGCGAACGTCAAGGGGTTCGGTGAGGGCCTGAAGGCCGCGGCGGACGGCGCGCTGCTGCTCGTGAAGCCCCTGGGGTGGATCGTGGACAAGGTGAGTGCCCTGACCGGCGGGAGCGGCAGCGGCGGCGTCGGCAAGGTGCTGGGCTTTCTCGCGGGCGGCGCGCTGATCGGCAAGGCCGCGAACCTGCTCACCCTGGGCGGCGCAGGCAAGGCCGCCGGGTGGGTGGGCCGCACCCTGCTGGGCGGCGTGAAGGGCGCTATGGGCAGCTTCCTGACCCGGGGCGTGCTCGGCGAGATCCTCACCAACCCGGCGGGCAAGCTCGCGGGCCTGCGCGCCGCGCTGACCGGTGTGGGCGCCGCTGGCACGGCAGGCTCGGCGGCCATACCCGTGATCGGCTGGGTGATCACCCTGCTGACCACCATGGATCAGCTGGGCAAGCGCCTGTACGGCACGTTCGAGGGGTTCACGAAGGTGATCGATTTCCTGAGTGAGGCGTTCAAGCGACTGAAGTTCGCCATGCCAGTGGACATGCGGACTCTCCAGGCGTTCGGCCTGGCGCTGCTGCGCGGCGAGGGATGGGGAGGGGCGCTGAAAGCCGCAGCCGGGGCAATCACGGGCCTACCCATGACCGGCCCCACAGCAGCACCGGCAGCCGGACCCGGCGGGAGTGCCAGCATCGCGGCGCTGACCGGCGTGGCCCAGCGGCTCGGCATCGACCCGCAGGCGCTGCTGGCCGTCGCGTTCAAGGAAAGCAGCCTGAACCCGGCGGCGCTGAACTCGGCGAGCGGCGCGAGCGGCCTGATCCAGTTCCTGCCCAGCACCGCTAAGGGTCTGGGGACCACGGCGGACGCCATCCGCGCCATGACCCCGGAGCAGCAGGCGCCGTACATCGAGCGGTACCTGCGGCAGGCAGGGGTCGGTGCGGGCAGCAGCCTGGAACAGATCTACGCGGCCGTGTTCGCGGGCAGCGCCAGCAAGACGGGGCGCGTGCTGTACACCCAGCAGGACGGGAAGGCGTACACGGACAACGCGGGGCTCGACCTGAACAAGGACGGGCAGATCACCAGCCAGGAAGCCGCGCTGGCCGCTGCGAACGCGTGGCAGGCCAGCGCGGGCACCTTCGCTCCGAACCTCACCGTGAACCTGTACGGCCCGACCACCCCGCAGGCTGTGCAGGACATCAGCACTGGCGTGCACGGCGCGCTGACGACCATTGCCCTCGAACAGGGCTCCGGAGGTAGGCAGTGA
- a CDS encoding CHAP domain-containing protein — MTSPMRAPALHDHLVLLDGGKRWPVPGWSRVTVTLAANVDTQATPGAGTAATQLNEATADIEVQVTMTTHEQWTAYQSLLTVLRRGTKAGPAVFTSAHPEITARRVKRLYFVSETPQPYSPATGYKTTLKFSERLKDKAQATAIGGEQLVVPSAGGTSATGAPTAVASTAQGRAVAQAAAQTLIGPPAPADGGRANTAMPGYCSAWVRVAGTKAGLDPKLFGASALATEGNFKRAGLSQPWTADSQRTLEPGDIVFWANDPSGFGHTGIVVGRDADGMPLIAGNNLVTAKQTSGKDARGIVRLDQLSTANSQPTSVGKPGGVPKAPVVQGPAYPVGVPGFAPSNNVPGPK; from the coding sequence GTGACCAGCCCCATGCGCGCGCCCGCCCTGCACGACCACCTGGTGCTGCTCGACGGCGGTAAGCGCTGGCCAGTTCCCGGCTGGAGTCGCGTGACCGTCACCCTCGCCGCGAACGTGGACACGCAGGCCACGCCCGGCGCGGGCACGGCCGCCACGCAGTTAAACGAGGCCACGGCGGACATCGAGGTGCAGGTGACGATGACCACGCACGAGCAGTGGACGGCGTACCAAAGCCTGCTGACCGTGCTCCGCCGGGGCACGAAGGCCGGACCCGCCGTGTTCACCAGTGCGCACCCGGAGATCACGGCCCGCCGGGTCAAGCGCCTGTATTTCGTGTCCGAGACACCGCAGCCGTACAGCCCAGCCACGGGGTACAAAACCACGCTGAAGTTCAGCGAGCGCCTGAAAGATAAGGCGCAGGCCACCGCCATCGGAGGTGAGCAGCTCGTGGTGCCCAGCGCGGGCGGCACGAGTGCTACGGGCGCACCTACAGCCGTGGCAAGCACCGCACAGGGGCGCGCGGTCGCGCAGGCCGCCGCCCAGACGCTCATCGGGCCCCCGGCGCCGGCGGATGGCGGACGGGCCAATACCGCCATGCCCGGCTACTGCTCGGCGTGGGTGCGCGTGGCGGGCACCAAAGCAGGACTCGATCCCAAGCTGTTCGGCGCCTCAGCGCTGGCCACCGAAGGGAACTTCAAACGCGCGGGCCTCAGCCAGCCGTGGACGGCGGACAGCCAGCGCACCCTAGAGCCTGGCGACATCGTGTTCTGGGCGAACGATCCCAGCGGGTTCGGGCACACCGGGATCGTCGTGGGCCGCGACGCGGACGGCATGCCCCTCATCGCGGGCAACAACCTCGTCACGGCCAAGCAGACGAGCGGCAAGGACGCGCGGGGCATCGTGCGCCTGGATCAGCTCAGCACGGCGAACAGCCAACCCACCAGCGTCGGCAAGCCCGGCGGGGTGCCCAAAGCGCCCGTGGTGCAGGGCCCCGCGTACCCCGTGGGCGTCCCGGGCTTCGCACCCAGCAACAACGTGCCGGGGCCGAAATGA
- a CDS encoding baseplate J/gp47 family protein has product MALADLIRPRSREQVVGRMLNVLAAGRGDVNPVNFAPTNYVPGDPLRTLLELTGEGVADVERTVEQLGLGGYLSTAHGAWLDALVESQYGLSRQASTFARFLVRFSAPVTTGLQVPAGMIVGTGTGLRYTTREAVTLEPGASADVLAVADSPGAAYNVPAGTITVLHTPLPGLSVTNPPGSLLSGGADTETDDALRVRASGRWAELGGGATRRAYEFWALTSHPSVDRVLVLDEHPRGQGTVDVVLWGEGGLGSSVVTAADEYIQARRPVTADVQVYSAHEINTPVPLDVYAPGADPVSVTAQIQQALAALQRSLGIGQILYHSAVIEAAMLPAGVLDVTTPLRDTHPTGVEVVTLAPAITFRSTP; this is encoded by the coding sequence ATGGCGTTGGCTGACCTGATCCGCCCACGCTCGCGCGAGCAGGTCGTGGGCCGCATGCTGAACGTCCTGGCCGCCGGACGCGGGGACGTGAACCCCGTGAACTTCGCGCCCACGAATTACGTGCCGGGCGACCCGCTGCGGACCCTGCTGGAACTGACTGGTGAGGGCGTGGCGGACGTGGAACGCACGGTCGAGCAGCTGGGCCTGGGCGGGTACCTGAGCACCGCGCACGGCGCGTGGCTGGACGCGCTGGTGGAGAGTCAGTACGGGCTCTCCCGTCAGGCCAGCACGTTCGCGCGGTTCCTCGTGCGGTTCAGCGCGCCGGTCACGACCGGGCTGCAGGTGCCCGCCGGGATGATCGTGGGGACCGGGACGGGCCTGCGGTACACCACGCGGGAGGCCGTCACGCTGGAACCCGGCGCGAGTGCCGACGTGCTGGCCGTTGCGGACAGTCCCGGCGCGGCGTACAACGTGCCCGCCGGGACGATCACCGTGCTGCACACGCCGCTGCCGGGGCTGAGCGTCACGAACCCGCCCGGCAGCCTGCTCAGCGGCGGCGCGGACACGGAAACCGACGACGCCTTGCGCGTCCGTGCGTCCGGCCGCTGGGCGGAACTCGGCGGGGGCGCCACGCGCCGCGCCTACGAATTCTGGGCCTTGACCTCGCACCCCAGCGTAGACCGCGTGCTGGTGCTCGACGAACACCCGCGCGGGCAGGGCACCGTGGATGTGGTGCTCTGGGGCGAGGGTGGCCTGGGCAGCAGCGTCGTGACCGCTGCAGACGAGTACATTCAGGCGCGGCGGCCCGTCACGGCCGACGTGCAGGTGTACAGCGCGCACGAGATCAATACGCCGGTGCCGCTGGACGTGTACGCGCCGGGCGCTGATCCGGTCAGTGTCACCGCGCAGATCCAGCAGGCTCTCGCCGCCCTTCAGCGGAGCCTGGGCATCGGCCAGATCCTGTATCACAGCGCCGTGATCGAGGCGGCCATGCTGCCCGCTGGCGTGCTGGACGTGACCACGCCACTGCGCGACACCCACCCGACAGGCGTGGAGGTGGTGACCCTCGCGCCAGCCATCACCTTCCGGAGCACTCCGTGA
- a CDS encoding phage tail protein, whose translation MTVTYAAYLTRLSRINPIDYQDAGTQEHLNAVAASLEDVQARARAVMLTRLILSAPEDALTLMGAERGLRRFPDEPLATFRARVRGAWDYWRLAGTVPGMELILAQAGYRAVIVEHFRDPDPERWAEFSVVVQPLNPIVTTAKWGESATWGSGQHWGIDPNAVPTRYLPDLIRDFKPAHARLRRLTYFPRGRFWGSTAQWGEGRDLTPQPQPGWGVWTGYQTVTPAEDRTDSGAAWGESDAEIIYDLEGHHA comes from the coding sequence GTGACCGTGACGTACGCGGCGTACCTGACTCGCCTGAGTCGAATCAATCCCATCGACTATCAGGATGCCGGTACGCAAGAGCACCTGAACGCCGTGGCGGCAAGCCTGGAGGACGTGCAGGCCCGCGCGCGGGCCGTGATGCTCACCCGCCTGATCCTCAGCGCACCCGAGGACGCCCTGACCCTGATGGGCGCAGAGCGCGGCCTGCGCCGCTTCCCGGACGAGCCGCTCGCCACCTTCCGGGCCCGCGTGCGTGGCGCGTGGGATTACTGGCGGCTGGCGGGCACCGTGCCCGGCATGGAGTTGATCTTGGCGCAGGCCGGGTACCGGGCGGTGATCGTCGAGCACTTCCGCGATCCGGACCCTGAGCGCTGGGCGGAGTTCAGCGTGGTCGTGCAGCCCCTGAATCCCATCGTGACGACCGCGAAGTGGGGGGAGAGCGCCACGTGGGGCAGCGGCCAGCACTGGGGCATCGACCCGAACGCGGTGCCCACCCGGTACCTGCCGGACCTGATCCGCGATTTCAAGCCCGCGCACGCGAGGTTACGCCGCCTCACGTACTTCCCCCGGGGCCGCTTCTGGGGCTCGACCGCGCAGTGGGGCGAGGGCCGCGACCTGACCCCGCAGCCGCAGCCCGGCTGGGGCGTGTGGACGGGGTACCAGACGGTCACGCCTGCCGAGGACCGCACGGACAGCGGCGCCGCGTGGGGCGAGAGCGACGCCGAAATCATCTACGACCTGGAGGGCCACCATGCCTAG